In Triticum aestivum cultivar Chinese Spring chromosome 5B, IWGSC CS RefSeq v2.1, whole genome shotgun sequence, the following proteins share a genomic window:
- the LOC123117492 gene encoding zinc finger protein ZAT8, protein MGAGMKRAREEEPAVSLALSLSTDSSASTTTSDNSACAPAAAAAAPRKRARGGRVVVTSGEGEFVCKTCGRAFATFQALGGHRTSHLRGRHGLELGVGVARAIRERQRRGDKEPHDCHICGLGFETGQALGGHMRRHREEMALDRWFAVSDQEAGHQAAADRLPVLLELFV, encoded by the coding sequence ATGGGAGCGGGGATGAAGCGCGCGAGGGAGGAGGAGCCAGCTGTGTCGCTGGCGCTGTCTCTCAGCACGGACTCCTCGGCGTCGACTACGACGTCGGACAACTCGGCCTGTGCGCCGGCGGCAGCGGCCGCAGCGCCAAGGAAGAGGGCACGGGGGGGGAGGGTGGTGGTCACTTCGGGGGAGGGAGAGTTCGTCTGCAAGACTTGCGGCCGGGCCTTCGCGACGTTTCAGGCGCTGGGCGGGCACCGGACGAGCCACCTCCGCGGCCGCCACGGGCTGGAGCTCGGCGTCGGCGTCGCCAGGGCCATCAGGGAGCGGCAAAGGCGCGGGGACAAGGAGCCGCACGATTGCCACATCTGCGGGCTGGGCTTCGAGACGGGCCAGGCGCTCGGCGGGCACATGCGGCGGCACCGCGAGGAGATGGCGCTCGACCGGTGGTTCGCGGTGTCAGATCAGGAGGCGGGGCACCAGGCCGCCGCCGACCGGCTGCCTGTCTTGCTCGAGCTGTTCGTCTAG
- the LOC123117493 gene encoding zinc finger protein ZAT7 has translation MVSSMKHHRDEAGASSSLSLSLALGAVADRSKKMRRGGVDGEFVCKTCGRSFPSFQALGGHRTSHLRGRHGLALGLAAGSDKPATKKTTDQKQAHQCHICGLEFEMGQALGGHMRRHRDEAVATTAQAPPVLLQLFV, from the coding sequence ATGGTTTCGTCAATGAAGCATCACAGAGATGAGGCCGGCGCTTCCtcgtccctctccctctcgctggcCCTCGGCGCCGTGGCCGACCGAAGCAAGAAGATGCGccgcggcggcgtggacggcgagTTCGTGTGCAAGACGTGCGGCCGCTCGTTTCCGTCATTCCAGGCTCTGGGCGGGCACCGGACAAGCCACCTGCGCGGCCGCCACGGGCTCGCGCTCGGCCTCGCTGCCGGGTCCGATAAGCCGGCGACCAAGAAGACCACGGACCAGAAGCAGGCGCACCAGTGCCACATCTGCGGGCTCGAGTTCGAGATGGGGCAGGCGCTTGGCGGCCACATGCGCCGGCACCGTGACGAGGCGGTCGCCACCACGGCGCAGGCACCCCCCGTTCTGCTCCAGCTCTTCGTCTAG